The Chlorocebus sabaeus isolate Y175 chromosome 6, mChlSab1.0.hap1, whole genome shotgun sequence genome has a segment encoding these proteins:
- the GPX4 gene encoding phospholipid hydroperoxide glutathione peroxidase GPX4 isoform X2, translated as MNLGRLCRLLKPALVCGALAAPGLAGTMCASRDDWRCARSMHEFSAKDIDGHMVNLDKYRGFVCIVTNVASQUGKTEVNYTQLVDLHARYAECGLRILAFPCNQFGKQEPGSNEEIKEFAAGYNVKFDMFSKICVNGDDAHPLWKWMKIQPKGKGILGNAIKWNFTKFLIDKNGSVVKRYGPMEEPLVIEKDLPHYF; from the exons ATGAACCTCGGCCGCCTTTGCCGCCTGCTGAAGCCGGCGCTGGTCTGTGGGGCGCTGGCCGCGCCTGGCCTCGCCGGTACCATG TGCGCGTCCCGGGACGACTGGCGCTGTGCGCGCTCCATGCACGAGTTTTCCGCCAAGGACATCGACGGGCACATGGTTAACCTGGACAAGTACCG GGGGTTCGTGTGCATCGTCACCAACGTGGCCTCCCAGTGAGGCAAGACCGAAGTGAACTACACTCAGCTTGTCGACCTGCACGCCCGATACGCTGAGTGCGGTTTGCGGATCCTGGCCTTCCCATGTAACCAGTTCGGGAAGCAG GAGCCAGGGAGTAACGAAGAGATCAAAGAGTTCGCCGCGGGCTACAACGTCAAATTCGACATGTTCAGCAAGATATGCGTGAACGGGGATGACGCCCACCCGCTGTGGAAGTGGATGAAGATCCAGCCCAAGGGCAAGGGCATCCTGGGAAA TGCCATCAAGTGGAACTTCACCAAG TTCCTCATTGACAAGAACGGCTCCGTGGTGAAGCGGTATGGACCCATGGAGGAACCCCTG GTGATAGAGAAGGACCTGCCCCACTATTTCTAG
- the GPX4 gene encoding phospholipid hydroperoxide glutathione peroxidase GPX4 isoform X1 yields the protein MLAGRGPGRGCPGRCERAGWGRGSGRGCSTRAGRGRGSGRPSRCGRARQGRGPGLQGAGSGTAGAELGRWGPRVGVSGPSGAVAPERLWVQWAGNPGSRAPGRRPAPAAWPSAVASQSHSPDFGLRAFVPGSGAWGGGTRRGGRLAGMGRAGAGSPRRRRQRCQSRGRRRPRAPRRRKTPACRRRRARRRRKEPCPRSLGPEIHECPESQDPCASRDDWRCARSMHEFSAKDIDGHMVNLDKYRGFVCIVTNVASQUGKTEVNYTQLVDLHARYAECGLRILAFPCNQFGKQEPGSNEEIKEFAAGYNVKFDMFSKICVNGDDAHPLWKWMKIQPKGKGILGNAIKWNFTKFLIDKNGSVVKRYGPMEEPLVIEKDLPHYF from the exons ATGCTCGCGGGTCGGGGTCCGGGAAGGGGCTGTCCAGGCCGTTGCGAGCGCGCGGGCTGGGGTCGGGGAAGTGGAAGGGGCTGTTCCACGCGCGCGGGTCGGGGTCGGGGAAGCGGCCGTCCAAGCCGTTGCGGGCGCGCGCGCCAGGGTCGGGGTCCCGGCTTGCAGGGGGCGGGGTCCGGGACGGCTGGGGCGGAGCTGGGCCGTTGGGGGCCACGGGTGGGCGTCTCCGGGCCGAGCGGGGCTGTTGCGCCCGAGCGGTTGTGGGTGCAGTGGGCTGGAAACCCCGGATCACGCGCCCCCGGGCGCCGCCCCGCCCCCGCGGCTTGGCCTAGCGCGGTGGCGTCACAGTCGCACAGTCCTGACTTCGGCCTCCGGGCCTTTGTCCCCGGCAGCGGCGCTTGGGGTGGGGGAACCAGGCGGGGCGGGAGACTGGCGGGTATGGGCCGCGCGGGCGCAGGCTCCCCCAGGCGCCGCAGGCAGCGGTGCCAGAGCCGGGGCAGACGGCGGCCGCGAGCCCCTCGACGGCGGAAGACCCCAGCGTGCAGGCGCAGGAGGGCGCGGCGCCGTCGGAAGGAGCCCTGTCCCCGCAGCTTGGGACCGGAGATCCACGAATGTCCCGAGTCCCAGGACCCG TGCGCGTCCCGGGACGACTGGCGCTGTGCGCGCTCCATGCACGAGTTTTCCGCCAAGGACATCGACGGGCACATGGTTAACCTGGACAAGTACCG GGGGTTCGTGTGCATCGTCACCAACGTGGCCTCCCAGTGAGGCAAGACCGAAGTGAACTACACTCAGCTTGTCGACCTGCACGCCCGATACGCTGAGTGCGGTTTGCGGATCCTGGCCTTCCCATGTAACCAGTTCGGGAAGCAG GAGCCAGGGAGTAACGAAGAGATCAAAGAGTTCGCCGCGGGCTACAACGTCAAATTCGACATGTTCAGCAAGATATGCGTGAACGGGGATGACGCCCACCCGCTGTGGAAGTGGATGAAGATCCAGCCCAAGGGCAAGGGCATCCTGGGAAA TGCCATCAAGTGGAACTTCACCAAG TTCCTCATTGACAAGAACGGCTCCGTGGTGAAGCGGTATGGACCCATGGAGGAACCCCTG GTGATAGAGAAGGACCTGCCCCACTATTTCTAG